From Triticum urartu cultivar G1812 chromosome 2, Tu2.1, whole genome shotgun sequence, a single genomic window includes:
- the LOC125539004 gene encoding nuclear transport factor 2-like isoform X1 — MDELRREQHRIAGHPYAFEVGSYFLAGYYSVLASTPELARQFYTNGSTVVRVDCQTMESQFGETAEEINDILMSMNVQKVEIKTANFLESWAGAITLLVTGLVQLKGYPLRKRFSQSIILAPQVKPDGFFVDSDIFQLICDEYDDHYQVADYGYANQFPQMVAHNTMTETASDYVAEELELKGFAAPADTDERANGIIYENHEMQQQDPLEFESAVNGETHFEDPAPSLPSSTDVKQDASLAPPHPPSPPTPEEEPVGEPPKQTYASVLRANASQVIHSTPVNRAMTGTAESQLVGQTQPVPVQEKSNLGTRRDVNVPEDEEEFLSVYVGNLSPATSVFDLEKVFQAFGRIKPDGVAIRSRKEAGVFFGFVEYENMSGIQNALDASPIELNGRLVHVEERRPGSGVFRGGGRRGRGRGQYGGRYDGDYAARSKGNGYQRRGGHQYDGYD; from the exons ATGGACGAACTGCGGCGGGAGCAGCACCGCATCGCCGGCCACCCCTACGCCTTCGAG GTGGGGTCCTACTTCCTCGCCGGCTACTACAGCGTCCTGGCCAGCACCCCGGAGCTGGCGCGGCAGTTCTACACCAACGGCAGCACCGTGGTGAGGGTCGACTGCCAGACCATGGAGTCCCAGTTCGGGGAGACGGCCGAG GAAATCAATGACATATTGATGTCCATGAATGTTCAAAAGGTCGAGATTAAAACGGCTAATTTCTTGGAATCATGGGCTGGAGCCATCACTCTGTTGGTTACTGGCCTAGTGCAATTGAAAGGCTACCCTTTACGCAAGAGATTCTCCCAGAGTATCATTCTTGCTCCTCAGGTCAAACCAGATGGATTTTTTGTAGACAGCGACATCTTTCAGCTCATCTGTGATGAGTATGATGATCATTACCAAGTTGCTGATTATGGTTATGCTAACCAATTTCCCCAGATGGTTGCTCATAATACCATGACCGAAACAG CATCTGATTATGTGGCTGAAGAACTTGAATTGAAGGGGTTTGCAGCTCCTGCTGATACCGACGAAAGGGCTAATGGTATTATATATGAGAATCATGAAATGCAGCAGCAAGATCCTTTGGAATTTGAGTCTGCAGTCAACGGAGAAACTCATTTTGAAGATCCTGCTCCCTCCCTCCCTAGTTCGACAGACGTTAAACAGGATGCATCTCTTGCTCCTCCCCACCCTCCTTCCCCACCTACACCTGAAGAAGAGCCTGTAGGAGAACCGCCTAAGCAAACATATGCTTCAGTG CTGCGAGCAAATGCTAGTCAGGTTATCCACTCCACTCCAGTTAACAGGGCTATGACAGGGACCGCAGAATCACAGCTGGTTGGACAAACTCAGCCTGTGCCAGTGCAAGAAAAATCGAACTTGGGCACTCGTCGGGATGTCAATGTTCCTGAGGATGAAG AAGAGTTCCTATCAGTATATGTCGGTAATCTTTCTCCAGCTACTTCAGTCTTCGATCTTGAGAAGGTCTTTCAGGCTTTTGGAAGAATTAAACCTGATGGAGTTGCTATACGTAGTCGCAAG GAGGCTGGAGTTTTCTTTGGATTTGTTGAGTATGAAAACATGAGTGGCATCCAGAATGCGTTGGAT GCATCTCCAATAGAGTTGAATGGGCGTCTAGTACATGTTGAGGAGAGGAGGCCTGGCAGTGGAGTCTTTCGCGGCGGCGGAA GGCGAGGGCGGGGAAGGGGTCAATATGGTGGGCGCTACGACGGGGATTACGCTGCACGGTCAAAGGGAAATGGTTACCAAAGGAGGGGCGGGCACCAATACGACGGCTACGACTAA
- the LOC125539004 gene encoding nuclear transport factor 2-like isoform X2, which translates to MDELRREQHRIAGHPYAFEVGSYFLAGYYSVLASTPELARQFYTNGSTVVRVDCQTMESQFGETAEEINDILMSMNVQKVEIKTANFLESWAGAITLLVTGLVQLKGYPLRKRFSQSIILAPQVKPDGFFVDSDIFQLICDEYDDHYQVADYGYANQFPQMVAHNTMTETASDYVAEELELKGFAAPADTDERANGIIYENHEMQQQDPLEFESAVNGETHFEDPAPSLPSSTDVKQDASLAPPHPPSPPTPEEEPVGEPPKQTYASVLRANASQVIHSTPVNRAMTGTAESQLVGQTQPVPVQEKSNLGTRRDVNVPEDEEFLSVYVGNLSPATSVFDLEKVFQAFGRIKPDGVAIRSRKEAGVFFGFVEYENMSGIQNALDASPIELNGRLVHVEERRPGSGVFRGGGRRGRGRGQYGGRYDGDYAARSKGNGYQRRGGHQYDGYD; encoded by the exons ATGGACGAACTGCGGCGGGAGCAGCACCGCATCGCCGGCCACCCCTACGCCTTCGAG GTGGGGTCCTACTTCCTCGCCGGCTACTACAGCGTCCTGGCCAGCACCCCGGAGCTGGCGCGGCAGTTCTACACCAACGGCAGCACCGTGGTGAGGGTCGACTGCCAGACCATGGAGTCCCAGTTCGGGGAGACGGCCGAG GAAATCAATGACATATTGATGTCCATGAATGTTCAAAAGGTCGAGATTAAAACGGCTAATTTCTTGGAATCATGGGCTGGAGCCATCACTCTGTTGGTTACTGGCCTAGTGCAATTGAAAGGCTACCCTTTACGCAAGAGATTCTCCCAGAGTATCATTCTTGCTCCTCAGGTCAAACCAGATGGATTTTTTGTAGACAGCGACATCTTTCAGCTCATCTGTGATGAGTATGATGATCATTACCAAGTTGCTGATTATGGTTATGCTAACCAATTTCCCCAGATGGTTGCTCATAATACCATGACCGAAACAG CATCTGATTATGTGGCTGAAGAACTTGAATTGAAGGGGTTTGCAGCTCCTGCTGATACCGACGAAAGGGCTAATGGTATTATATATGAGAATCATGAAATGCAGCAGCAAGATCCTTTGGAATTTGAGTCTGCAGTCAACGGAGAAACTCATTTTGAAGATCCTGCTCCCTCCCTCCCTAGTTCGACAGACGTTAAACAGGATGCATCTCTTGCTCCTCCCCACCCTCCTTCCCCACCTACACCTGAAGAAGAGCCTGTAGGAGAACCGCCTAAGCAAACATATGCTTCAGTG CTGCGAGCAAATGCTAGTCAGGTTATCCACTCCACTCCAGTTAACAGGGCTATGACAGGGACCGCAGAATCACAGCTGGTTGGACAAACTCAGCCTGTGCCAGTGCAAGAAAAATCGAACTTGGGCACTCGTCGGGATGTCAATGTTCCTGAGGATGAAG AGTTCCTATCAGTATATGTCGGTAATCTTTCTCCAGCTACTTCAGTCTTCGATCTTGAGAAGGTCTTTCAGGCTTTTGGAAGAATTAAACCTGATGGAGTTGCTATACGTAGTCGCAAG GAGGCTGGAGTTTTCTTTGGATTTGTTGAGTATGAAAACATGAGTGGCATCCAGAATGCGTTGGAT GCATCTCCAATAGAGTTGAATGGGCGTCTAGTACATGTTGAGGAGAGGAGGCCTGGCAGTGGAGTCTTTCGCGGCGGCGGAA GGCGAGGGCGGGGAAGGGGTCAATATGGTGGGCGCTACGACGGGGATTACGCTGCACGGTCAAAGGGAAATGGTTACCAAAGGAGGGGCGGGCACCAATACGACGGCTACGACTAA
- the LOC125539005 gene encoding uncharacterized protein LOC125539005, with product MLLRSSSTPFLHAFLSTTSSSPTPPSSLQLRRAFSDGHLPSLNPSSSGDDDSKTTGLYTELSFSIYNTFSKAKLEPHQEQEMEEEQEQQAAQPELPLFLARGMGIDRLASGLFTAGMGSEAALARMASGVDQKAVLALDAQYKEMVDEQPGNALFLRNYAQFLHEVKCDSRRAEEYYSRAMLADPTDGEIMSQYAKLVWAVHRDHERSLTYFQKSVQAAPRDSHVLAAYASFLWEQNEDEDDNDDGGVGGGEQGSPGRAAQPRQLASTAV from the exons atgCTGCTGAGGAGCTCCTCCACGCCATTCCTGCACGCCTTCctctccaccacctcctcctcccctacgcccccctcctccctccaGCTCCGGCGAGCCTTCTCCGACGGCCACCTCCCTTCGCTCAacccctcctcctccggcgacgaCGACAGCAAGACCACCGGCCTCTACACCGAGCTCTCCTTCTCCATCTACAACACCTTCAGCAAGGCCAAGCTGGAGCCCCACCAGGAGCaggagatggaggaggagcaggagcagcAGGCGGCGCAGCCGGAGCTGCCGCTGTTCCTGGCGAGGGGCATGGGGATCGACCGCCTCGCCTCCGGCCTCTTCACCGCCGGCATGGGCTCCGAGGCTGCCCTGGCTAGGATGGCCAGCGGGGTGGACCAGAAGGCCGTGCTGGCGCTGGACGCCCAGTACAAGGAGATGGTGGACGAGCAGCCCGGCAACGCCCTGTTCCTGCGCAACTACGCGCAGTTCCTGCACGAG GTGAAGTGCGACTCGAGAAGGGCGGAGGAGTACTACTCGCGCGCGATGCTGGCGGACCCGACCGACGGCGAGATCATGTCGCAGTACGCCAAGCTGGTGTGGGCGGTGCACCGCGACCACGAGAGGTCCCTCACCTACTTCCAGAAGTCGGTGCAGGCGGCCCCGCGGGACAG CCACGTCCTCGCGGCGTACGCCAGCTTCCTGTGGGAGCAGAACGAGGATGAGGACGACAATGACGACGGCGGTGTTGGGGGAGGCGAGCAGGGATCACCCGGGCGTGCTGCGCAGCCGAGGCAGCTGGCTTCCACGGCCGTTTGA
- the LOC125539006 gene encoding uncharacterized protein LOC125539006 has protein sequence MLRAAAARCAGGAIRRLSVASYPAAAGVRRKPPLDEGDWSYYKEWWGEDDGPGDGAHTVFRRHSEHGNGVVSVVAYPASIPASDQWPVMERWLQERNLAIYPESSGADQFKILGYQWRVMRFNDHTRQSTAKVMACYRSGGDRALYSMQQPNCLAVPYVKSMVSAGLTALPSCSYDLPQAVSEPNTMKILCIGHGGGSIPLFLASKFRGADVHIVEIDPVVVSASVESMGFPASCAKGLSAHTMQPADGDELLWNGVHDRISLHVEDAEDFIAGDSNVYDLVFIDAYDGNDIFPRKLWDADGAFLRNLEEKVHPVHGTVVVNLHSDSRPSSPDVDDEAPFENVLPMGRYVSHVCRAYKRHFGLAFTVASPWLCNITLVACRDKAILKGVPVGRSHRDFVLSKLLSRSSMVEQALDLPFPCLQYVKNGFTLVE, from the exons ATgttgcgggcggcggcggcaaggtgcgccGGCGGCGCCATCCGGCGGCTGTCGGTGGCTTCGTACCCAGCAGCGGCAGGCGTGCGGAGGAAGCCTCCCCTGGACGAGGGGGACTGGTCCTACTACAAGGAGTGGTGGGGCGAGGACGACGGCCCCGGCGACGGAGCTCACACCGTCTTCCGCCGCCACTCCGAGCATGGCAATGGCGTCGTCTCCGTCGTCGCCTACCCAGCCTCCATACCG GCCAGCGATCAGTGGCCAGTGATGGAGAGATGGCTTCAAGAAAGAAATTTGGCAATATACCCAGAATCAAGTGGTGCTGaccaatttaagatactaggctACCAATGGCGAGTAATGCGCTTTAACGACCATACACGGCAAAGTACTGCAAAAGTAATGGCGTGTTACCGGTCTGGGGGTGATAGAGCATTATACTCAATGCAGCAACCCAATTGTTTAGCTGTTCCTT ATGTCAAGAGCATGGTATCAGCAGGGTTGACAGCACTCCCTAGTTGTTCTTATGATCTCCCTCAAGCAGTTTCTGAGCCGAACACTATGAAAATTCTTTGCATCGGTCATGGTGGCGGCAGCATACCATTGTTTTTGGCTAGTAAATTCAGAG GTGCTGATGTCCACATTGTGGAGATCGATCCAGTTGTCGTCTCAGCCTCGGTCGAATCCATGGGCTTCCCGGCATCATGTGCGAAAGGGTTATCAGCCCACACCATGCAGCCCGCCGACGGCGACGAGCTGCTATGGAACGGCGTCCACGACCGCATCTCCCTCCACGTAGAGGACGCGGAAGACTTCATCGCCGGCGACAGCAATGTCTACGACCTGGTCTTCATCGACGCGTATGACGGGAACGACATATTCCCCCGCAAGCTCTGGGACGCCGACGGGGCGTTCCTGAGGAACCTGGAGGAGAAGGTCCACCCGGTCCACGGCACCGTGGTGGTGAACCTGCACTCCGACTCGAGGCCGTCGTCCCCCGACGTCGACGACGAGGCCCCCTTCGAGAACGTGCTCCCCATGGGCAGGTACGTCTCCCACGTCTGCCGGGCCTACAAGCGGCACTTCGGGCTGGCCTTCACGGTGGCCTCCCCCTGGCTCTGCAACATCACGCTGGTCGCCTGCCGCGACAAGGCGATACTGAAGGGCGTGCCGGTAGGGCGTAGCCATAGGGATTTTGTTCTCAGCAAGCTTCTGTCGAGGTCGAGCATGGTCGAGCAGGCGCTGGACCTGCCGTTCCCCTGTCTGCAGTATGTCAAGAATGGCTTCACGCTGGTTGAATAA